In Deltaproteobacteria bacterium, the genomic stretch AGGACTGCGGCGGTTTTCAGGGCGAAGCTGTCCAGCATTTGCCGGGCCTGCTCCTCCGTGCGCTCGGGGCCGATGGGTGTGATGAGGCGCACCAGGGCGCCGTCAGTACGGCGCCGCCACAACCCGTCCCACACCATGTAGAACTTGGCAGCGAACTCGTTGGTAAAATTGCGTCCCCTCCCCTGGTACCAGAAATACACCAGCTCTTTCTGGTCCTCCTTGCTGATCACCAGATCGTTGATATTCAATGCGGGCCAGCCGCCTTTTGAATCAGGCGGTGCTACAATGCGCCGCGCTCGGTTCTCAGCCACGTACCAGCCGGCCCCGGGCAGACAGAGCCTGGGCGAGTGGACAAAATCGCCGCCCTTGCGCTGGTACTCATAGTAGGCCACATACAGGTTGACCGGATCCTCTTTTTCCCGGTAATAGTCGATCAACACGTAGTCCTGGCCGCCCACCTGCTTCCAGATCTTCGACTCCATCGTGGACCTGGTGCCATGCCAGCCTGCCAGGATCAGGGGAAAGTTCTTCAGGGGCTTCTGCAGGGGCACAGGCGGCACCTGCCCCAGGTAGTCCACCATGGGAGGCGTGGCCAGAACCACAGCCGCAGCACACAGCACAGCCGGCCAGGAAACCACTGCGCCAGGATTGGAGGTTGCTGCTGCCTGTTTTTTTTGCCCGGCCTTCGGGTGCCCGGGCGCAAACCTGAGCAGGAAGTCGAGCAGCAGAAAGAGGCCGCAGCACACTATGAAAATCAGCCAGCCGGAGAACGAATGAAAGAAGCCCTCCGCTGCCCTGGTTCCTACCAGCATGGCAGCCACACCAGTGCCGGAAATGCGCAGCACATTGGCCAGCATTGCTATGGGAATGGTGGCCAGGATGAGCAGCGCCCCTTTCCAGAAAGATTTCTGCCCCAGGTAAGCCATGAGCAGGCCAAAGGCAAACAGGGGCAGGATAAAGCGCAGGCCGTTGCAGGCCTCGGCCACCTGAAACTGGGCAAAACCCAGGTCAATGATATTGCCCTCCCGGTAGGCGCTCACCCCCAGGGTGTGCAGCAGGTCCACGGACCAGGTGGATGAATGGAGCTGCAGCGGAAAGGTAATGTTGCGGTAGATGAAGCCCGGCAGGGGCAGCATGACAAACAGGTAGGCCAGGGGAAAGCGGAGAATCTTCAGCACTTCAGCGCCGTAGAGCATCCAGGTGAGGCCCAGCACGAACACCAGCATGGAAAGGCGTGTCGTAAAGAGTTCAGCGCCCAGCTCCCCCACCACATA encodes the following:
- the xrtD gene encoding VPLPA-CTERM-specific exosortase XrtD: MSHNKQNSNWWLPGVVLLGCLLGAYWGILQGLVHQWLSNDDYSHGLLIVPIAGWLVWRKREELGQAAVRSDWRGLLLLLAAVGIYVVGELGAELFTTRLSMLVFVLGLTWMLYGAEVLKILRFPLAYLFVMLPLPGFIYRNITFPLQLHSSTWSVDLLHTLGVSAYREGNIIDLGFAQFQVAEACNGLRFILPLFAFGLLMAYLGQKSFWKGALLILATIPIAMLANVLRISGTGVAAMLVGTRAAEGFFHSFSGWLIFIVCCGLFLLLDFLLRFAPGHPKAGQKKQAAATSNPGAVVSWPAVLCAAAVVLATPPMVDYLGQVPPVPLQKPLKNFPLILAGWHGTRSTMESKIWKQVGGQDYVLIDYYREKEDPVNLYVAYYEYQRKGGDFVHSPRLCLPGAGWYVAENRARRIVAPPDSKGGWPALNINDLVISKEDQKELVYFWYQGRGRNFTNEFAAKFYMVWDGLWRRRTDGALVRLITPIGPERTEEQARQMLDSFALKTAAVLEQYLPK